One Pseudonocardia abyssalis DNA segment encodes these proteins:
- a CDS encoding metal ABC transporter permease, which produces MGDAVLSDSIVIIVVAGLVATACGLLGPFLVLRRIALLSDAVSHAVLPGIVAVWLVWQTRAPLPVVVGAAAFAVLCVLGIDALRASGLMASDAAIALVFPALFSLGVLGVTRFADGIHLDLDSTIYGEIAFVPFDAIDLGGGVGVARAGVVLAVVVLLNLLLVTLLWKELKATTFDPAFGATVRLRPQLLSRLLLIAVAVTAVSAFEAVGAILVVTMLIVPAATAYLLTDRLVVMVALAVGVGWVGAIAGHTLAIAYDSSIAGAMGLVCAACFVLALLASPKHGLLTRRLRRRTPA; this is translated from the coding sequence GTGGGTGACGCCGTGCTCAGCGACAGCATCGTGATCATCGTGGTGGCCGGACTCGTCGCCACCGCCTGCGGGCTGCTCGGCCCGTTCCTCGTCCTGCGCCGCATCGCCCTGCTCTCCGACGCCGTCAGCCACGCGGTGCTACCCGGGATCGTCGCCGTCTGGCTCGTCTGGCAGACGCGCGCGCCGCTGCCGGTCGTCGTCGGGGCGGCGGCGTTCGCGGTGCTCTGCGTCCTCGGGATCGACGCCCTGCGCGCCAGCGGCCTCATGGCGTCCGACGCGGCGATCGCGCTCGTGTTCCCCGCGCTGTTCTCCCTCGGCGTCCTCGGCGTCACCCGTTTCGCCGACGGCATCCACCTCGACCTCGACTCCACGATCTACGGCGAGATCGCGTTCGTCCCGTTCGACGCCATCGACCTGGGCGGCGGGGTCGGCGTCGCGCGGGCGGGCGTCGTGCTCGCGGTGGTCGTGCTGCTGAACCTGCTACTGGTCACGCTGCTGTGGAAGGAACTCAAGGCCACCACGTTCGACCCGGCCTTCGGCGCCACGGTGCGGCTGCGCCCGCAGCTCCTGTCGCGGCTGCTGCTGATCGCCGTCGCGGTCACGGCGGTGTCGGCGTTCGAGGCCGTCGGCGCGATCCTCGTCGTCACGATGCTGATCGTCCCCGCGGCCACCGCGTACCTGCTCACCGACCGGCTCGTCGTCATGGTGGCGCTGGCCGTCGGCGTCGGATGGGTGGGGGCGATCGCCGGGCACACCCTCGCGATCGCCTACGACAGCTCGATCGCCGGTGCGATGGGCCTGGTCTGTGCGGCGTGCTTCGTGCTCGCACTGCTGGCGTCGCCGAAGCACGGCCTGCTCACCCGGCGCCTACGGAGGCGCACTCCCGCGTAG
- a CDS encoding gamma-glutamylcyclotransferase family protein, with protein MPRPDSDFPDTPYPGAVPPTSFAHVDGMSHALTPGPWRIGDVPLDDWLAARGAAPAAERVPVLAYGSNRCPGKISWLRAELGLGDDPVVVLRARTTGVAAVWAAGHRARDGQRPATLAAAPGIEEEHAVWLATPEQVAVLDRCEGRDERFRLARLRTGTVLTEDGARIDGAWVYVGHSPARAPLHVDGRPVRCVVMPQAAARDLVGEPGADGLDAPTVVGPPHPDQWPTELFAYGLLQPGQVSWHYVEPHAAGGHRYATVAGAVLDTGRGYPAWLPDSVGAVPGTLIALRDPIAAFPAMDAYEGPEYRRIRTVTTDGTVGWAYAWRAPTDGFRPGWAPAVS; from the coding sequence ATGCCCCGCCCTGACTCCGACTTCCCCGACACCCCCTACCCCGGTGCGGTGCCCCCGACCTCCTTCGCCCACGTCGACGGGATGTCGCACGCGTTGACGCCGGGCCCGTGGCGGATCGGCGACGTCCCCCTCGACGACTGGCTCGCCGCCCGCGGTGCCGCACCGGCCGCGGAGCGCGTCCCGGTGCTGGCCTACGGCTCCAACCGCTGCCCGGGCAAGATCAGCTGGCTGCGGGCCGAACTGGGCCTGGGGGACGATCCGGTGGTGGTCCTGCGGGCGCGCACGACCGGTGTGGCCGCGGTATGGGCGGCGGGGCACCGCGCCCGCGACGGTCAGCGCCCTGCCACGCTCGCCGCGGCACCGGGGATCGAGGAGGAGCACGCGGTCTGGCTCGCCACGCCGGAGCAGGTCGCGGTGCTCGACCGCTGCGAGGGCCGCGACGAGCGCTTCCGCCTCGCCCGCCTGCGCACCGGCACCGTGCTCACCGAGGACGGCGCGCGGATCGACGGGGCGTGGGTCTACGTCGGGCACTCCCCCGCCCGTGCGCCGCTGCACGTCGACGGCAGGCCCGTGCGCTGCGTCGTGATGCCCCAGGCCGCCGCCCGCGACCTGGTGGGCGAACCCGGAGCCGACGGGCTCGACGCCCCCACCGTCGTCGGCCCCCCGCACCCCGACCAGTGGCCGACGGAGCTGTTCGCCTACGGCCTGCTGCAGCCCGGACAGGTCTCGTGGCACTACGTCGAGCCCCACGCCGCGGGCGGGCACCGCTACGCGACCGTCGCGGGGGCCGTGCTCGACACCGGCCGCGGCTACCCCGCGTGGCTCCCCGACTCCGTCGGCGCCGTCCCGGGCACGCTGATCGCGCTGCGCGACCCGATCGCCGCCTTCCCCGCGATGGACGCGTACGAGGGGCCCGAGTACCGGCGGATCCGCACGGTCACCACCGACGGCACCGTGGGCTGGGCCTACGCCTGGCGCGCCCCGACCGACGGGTTCCGGCCCGGCTGGGCCCCCGCCGTCAGCTGA
- a CDS encoding MFS transporter, whose protein sequence is MRKAVGAAAMGNLVEWFDYGIYSYVVAYITLNLIPGGDTENAGPFFALAIFAVAYLVRPFGGIILGPLGDRIGRKKVLALTIVVMSAASFCIGLLPTYAMIGIAAPIMLILLRVVQGFATGGEYGGAAAFIAEYAPDKRRGFYCSFLELGTTGGFVLAAGMVTLLQVSLSEADMNSWGWRVPFLIAGPLGLVGLYLRSKLEDTPAFLALEEKAQVSESPLKDVLTKHWRPILVCMGLVLFYNVAVYTILFYMPTYLESTTGLDSTTALLYILGMMVLIMIVIIPVGALSDRVGRKPLILGSCIGFIVLSYPAFLMLDSGTALGTIGGLVVLGLLLVMLLGTMSATLPALFDTDVRYGGFSIGYNISTSLFGGTAPAILALLVVGTGNNASPGIYVAVASLISLGAVLLVKESAGKPLPGSGASLIREKVA, encoded by the coding sequence GTGCGCAAGGCCGTCGGCGCGGCCGCCATGGGCAATCTGGTCGAGTGGTTCGACTACGGCATCTACAGCTACGTCGTCGCCTACATCACGCTGAACCTGATCCCGGGCGGTGACACCGAGAACGCGGGCCCGTTCTTCGCCCTCGCCATCTTCGCCGTGGCCTACCTCGTGCGCCCGTTCGGCGGGATCATCCTGGGCCCGCTCGGTGACCGGATCGGCCGCAAGAAGGTCCTGGCCCTCACGATCGTCGTGATGTCGGCGGCCAGCTTCTGCATCGGCCTGCTGCCCACGTACGCGATGATCGGCATCGCGGCGCCGATCATGCTGATCCTGCTGCGCGTGGTGCAGGGCTTCGCCACCGGCGGTGAGTACGGCGGTGCCGCGGCGTTCATCGCCGAGTACGCCCCCGACAAGCGCCGCGGCTTCTACTGCTCCTTCCTGGAGCTCGGTACGACCGGCGGGTTCGTCCTGGCGGCCGGCATGGTCACGCTGCTGCAGGTCTCGCTGTCCGAGGCCGACATGAACTCGTGGGGCTGGCGCGTCCCGTTCCTCATCGCCGGGCCGCTCGGCCTGGTCGGGCTCTACCTGCGGAGCAAGCTGGAGGACACCCCGGCGTTCCTGGCCCTGGAGGAGAAGGCCCAGGTCTCGGAGTCGCCGCTCAAGGACGTGCTGACGAAGCACTGGCGCCCGATCCTGGTCTGCATGGGCCTGGTGCTGTTCTACAACGTCGCGGTCTACACGATCCTCTTCTACATGCCGACGTACCTGGAGTCGACGACCGGTCTCGACTCCACCACGGCGCTGCTCTACATCCTCGGCATGATGGTGCTGATCATGATCGTCATCATCCCGGTGGGCGCACTGTCGGACCGGGTCGGCCGCAAGCCGTTGATCCTGGGCTCGTGCATCGGGTTCATCGTGCTGTCCTACCCCGCGTTCCTGATGCTCGACTCGGGTACCGCGCTGGGCACGATCGGCGGTCTGGTCGTCCTCGGGCTGCTGCTGGTGATGCTGCTGGGCACGATGTCGGCGACGCTGCCGGCACTGTTCGACACCGACGTCCGCTACGGCGGCTTCTCCATCGGCTACAACATCTCCACGTCGCTGTTCGGCGGGACGGCGCCGGCGATCCTCGCCCTGCTCGTGGTGGGCACCGGCAACAACGCGAGCCCCGGCATCTACGTCGCCGTCGCGTCACTGATCTCGCTGGGTGCGGTACTGCTGGTGAAGGAGAGCGCGGGCAAGCCGCTGCCGGGCTCGGGGGCGTCGCTCATCCGGGAGAAGGTCGCCTGA
- a CDS encoding amidohydrolase family protein — MYDVDGETYLVVDAQVHAWDASPHNQAGPAGEVFAADLLRRHRELDGSAVPLPEVERVTEDGLGRDVFAGGHVDRAVLQPVVLGDLFVLGFSPVAWHAELAARMPGRFVLSGELDPDAGQPGARGIAAKVRRWDMRGLTFCESRRPGGRMELRETWLRRALARCAASGAGVVHLGVAPSAGPAPWRRWRAAAGQRVRGTAPRLPSWAEPVRSGSALPVRTRPVQRVASAGFDVAHFRELATALPRTSFVLGAGCLPADELCRLARLPNVHVLLTEILPWISATDARADFGRAFGGLLLAFGPERLLFGSGYPLVRPGRLVEQLAAYRFPDELRGRFRDLDLDARRAILGGNAARLYGIEGGRLAPSVVARRG, encoded by the coding sequence ATGTACGACGTCGACGGCGAGACCTACCTCGTGGTCGACGCGCAGGTCCACGCCTGGGACGCGAGTCCGCACAACCAGGCGGGGCCCGCGGGTGAAGTGTTCGCCGCCGACCTCCTGCGGCGGCACCGGGAGCTGGACGGCTCCGCGGTGCCGCTGCCGGAGGTCGAGCGCGTCACCGAGGACGGGCTGGGGCGCGACGTCTTCGCCGGCGGCCACGTCGACCGGGCGGTGCTCCAGCCCGTCGTCCTCGGCGACCTGTTCGTCCTCGGGTTCTCGCCCGTGGCCTGGCACGCCGAGCTGGCCGCGCGGATGCCCGGCCGGTTCGTGCTCAGCGGCGAGCTCGACCCGGACGCCGGGCAGCCCGGCGCCCGGGGGATCGCCGCGAAGGTGCGCCGCTGGGACATGCGCGGGCTGACGTTCTGCGAGTCCCGTCGTCCCGGCGGGCGGATGGAGCTGCGGGAGACGTGGCTGCGTCGGGCGCTCGCCCGGTGTGCGGCGTCCGGGGCGGGCGTCGTCCACCTCGGCGTGGCGCCGTCGGCCGGCCCGGCCCCGTGGCGACGCTGGCGGGCCGCGGCCGGGCAGCGCGTGCGCGGCACGGCTCCGCGGCTGCCGAGCTGGGCGGAGCCGGTGCGCTCGGGCTCCGCGCTGCCGGTGCGCACGCGGCCGGTGCAGCGCGTCGCCTCGGCGGGGTTCGACGTCGCCCACTTCCGGGAGCTCGCCACCGCGTTGCCGCGCACGTCGTTCGTGCTCGGGGCGGGGTGCCTGCCCGCCGACGAGCTGTGCCGACTGGCCCGGCTGCCCAACGTGCACGTCCTGCTCACCGAGATCCTGCCGTGGATCTCCGCCACCGACGCGCGTGCGGACTTCGGGCGCGCGTTCGGGGGGCTGCTGCTCGCGTTCGGGCCGGAGCGTCTGCTGTTCGGCAGCGGCTACCCGCTCGTGCGCCCCGGGCGTCTGGTGGAGCAGCTCGCCGCGTACCGGTTCCCCGACGAGCTGCGGGGCCGCTTCCGCGACCTCGACCTCGACGCCCGGCGGGCGATCCTCGGGGGCAACGCGGCCCGCCTCTACGGCATCGAGGGGGGCCGGTTGGCCCCGTCGGTCGTGGCCCGGCGCGGGTAG
- the groL gene encoding chaperonin GroEL (60 kDa chaperone family; promotes refolding of misfolded polypeptides especially under stressful conditions; forms two stacked rings of heptamers to form a barrel-shaped 14mer; ends can be capped by GroES; misfolded proteins enter the barrel where they are refolded when GroES binds) has protein sequence MAKELKFGQEARDLLKAGVDQLAEAVKSTLGPKGRNVVLEKITGTPEVTNDGVTIAREIYLKDPFENMGAQILKEAAIKTNDIVGDGTTTATVMAQAIVREGMKAIQAGGNPVLVKRGIDIAVGAIVAHLSTVAHQVDSLEHLSRVAAISANDDESIGRVVAQTLHTVGDDGVISVDDGPVLGLSVNFVEDFEFDNGYVSPYLVTDPGSMMAILDDPYILLSSEKITDVRSLMPVLEKIMRDPRPLVIIAEKVEGSALQMLVHNHVNGHLKVTAIQAPGFGEKRVHMLEDIAALCGGKVHSKASSFSLEQMTAEHLGRASQVRATNEHTAIIGGGASRETVEVRLSQLRAEMNRASIGTDEDWLNDRIARLSGKAAIISVGAPTNAELKEIRHRVDDSLQATRAAMAEGIVAGGGSALLHSEPALDALDVTGDYRIGVEIVRAALTEPVHLISTNAGYDGNDTVKQVAALGVDEGFDALEGRFGNMIEMGIIDPLRVVRSALQNGASVAGLILTTNSLVAEEQTPWNKALMTEYGPLDDGIPQPSPDSSTPQSLGLGPQVG, from the coding sequence GTGGCCAAGGAACTCAAGTTCGGACAGGAAGCCCGCGATCTGCTCAAGGCGGGCGTGGACCAACTCGCCGAGGCCGTCAAGTCCACCCTGGGCCCGAAGGGCCGCAACGTCGTCCTCGAGAAGATCACCGGTACGCCGGAGGTCACGAACGACGGTGTGACGATCGCACGGGAGATCTACCTCAAGGACCCGTTCGAGAACATGGGGGCGCAGATCCTCAAGGAAGCCGCCATCAAGACGAACGACATCGTCGGTGACGGCACGACCACGGCCACCGTGATGGCGCAGGCCATCGTCCGCGAGGGCATGAAGGCGATCCAGGCCGGCGGCAACCCGGTGCTCGTCAAGCGCGGCATCGACATCGCGGTCGGCGCGATCGTCGCCCACCTCTCCACGGTGGCGCACCAGGTCGACAGCCTGGAGCACCTCTCCCGCGTCGCGGCGATCTCGGCGAACGACGACGAGTCGATCGGCCGCGTGGTGGCGCAGACGCTGCACACCGTCGGCGACGACGGCGTCATCTCGGTCGACGATGGCCCGGTGCTGGGCCTGTCGGTCAACTTCGTCGAGGACTTCGAGTTCGACAACGGGTACGTCTCGCCCTACCTGGTGACCGACCCCGGTTCCATGATGGCGATCCTCGACGATCCCTACATCCTGCTGAGCTCCGAGAAGATCACCGACGTCCGGTCGCTGATGCCGGTGCTCGAGAAGATCATGCGCGACCCGCGACCCCTCGTGATCATCGCCGAGAAGGTCGAGGGCTCCGCCCTGCAGATGCTGGTGCACAACCACGTCAACGGGCACCTCAAGGTCACCGCGATCCAGGCGCCCGGCTTCGGCGAGAAGCGCGTGCACATGCTCGAGGACATCGCGGCGCTCTGCGGCGGCAAGGTGCACTCCAAGGCGTCGTCGTTCTCCCTGGAGCAGATGACCGCCGAGCACCTGGGCCGTGCGTCGCAGGTGCGCGCCACCAACGAGCACACCGCGATCATCGGCGGCGGGGCGTCCCGCGAGACCGTCGAGGTGCGCCTGTCGCAGCTCCGGGCGGAGATGAACCGCGCCAGCATCGGCACCGACGAGGACTGGCTCAACGACCGCATCGCGCGGCTGTCGGGCAAGGCGGCGATCATCTCCGTCGGTGCGCCGACGAACGCGGAGCTCAAGGAGATCCGGCACCGCGTCGACGACTCGCTGCAGGCCACCCGCGCCGCCATGGCCGAGGGCATCGTCGCGGGCGGTGGGTCGGCCCTGCTGCACTCCGAGCCCGCGCTCGACGCGCTCGACGTCACCGGCGACTACCGGATCGGCGTCGAGATCGTGCGTGCCGCGCTCACCGAACCGGTGCACCTCATCTCCACCAACGCCGGTTACGACGGCAACGACACCGTCAAGCAGGTGGCCGCGCTGGGCGTCGACGAGGGCTTCGACGCCCTCGAGGGCCGCTTCGGCAACATGATCGAGATGGGCATCATCGACCCGCTGCGGGTCGTCCGCTCCGCGCTGCAGAACGGCGCCTCGGTGGCCGGTCTGATCCTCACCACGAACTCGCTCGTGGCCGAGGAGCAGACCCCCTGGAACAAGGCGCTGATGACGGAGTACGGCCCCCTGGACGACGGCATCCCGCAGCCCTCGCCCGACTCGAGCACGCCGCAGTCGCTCGGGCTCGGCCCGCAGGTGGGGTAG
- the mimD gene encoding propane 2-monooxygenase effector subunit MimD: protein MTGYKTAESPFKANNTASNMAGVTLMNNQVGVVVAEVMDKAENVTITHLPSMIRVDCVGRMDFVYDEISEALGEEEGFYDASEFEENMSTHYGKMIHMDDRTVMFGNLEEAAEFIGDMLPPEVK, encoded by the coding sequence GTGACTGGTTACAAGACCGCAGAGAGCCCGTTCAAGGCGAACAACACGGCCAGCAACATGGCCGGTGTGACGCTGATGAACAACCAGGTCGGCGTCGTCGTGGCCGAGGTGATGGACAAGGCGGAGAACGTCACCATCACCCACCTGCCGTCGATGATCCGCGTCGACTGCGTGGGCCGGATGGACTTCGTCTACGACGAGATCTCCGAGGCACTCGGCGAGGAGGAGGGCTTCTACGACGCCTCCGAGTTCGAGGAGAACATGTCCACGCACTACGGCAAGATGATCCACATGGATGACCGGACCGTGATGTTCGGGAATCTGGAGGAAGCGGCCGAGTTCATCGGCGACATGCTGCCTCCCGAGGTGAAGTAG
- a CDS encoding aromatic/alkene monooxygenase hydroxylase subunit beta, whose amino-acid sequence MTTAQRPERSVPKPQFTDAEAGAQEFPDSGASARRYNYYKPAKRKQTHYEDVTVDVQPDPRHYLAQGWIYGFADGSRGYPLTWTKLKAWGVDKPEPVNGVGTGNNHVVDWPAHGWHEFRDPNEEWEMTFYRYNANVVRQTTQNVENARQAKAFDNWTPNWKTFVERNVGAWMHIEHILGLYVFAAINRSCPTNMHNTAMVVNSMHKIRFAQDLALYNLTLSEEIEGFDGAAHLDAWNNDAEWQGVRKVVEALTAVDNDWGEMAFATNVVFEPLLGELFRSNLVQQSAAGNGDFVTPTVIGAGEYDYSQRDLRWTQACFGPLTQDKEFAAHNKELMQGWLSHWVPMCLEAARAMQPLWSQTDSKPPRFEDSLDRAKSRFAGIVTELGLEPPKELSQ is encoded by the coding sequence ATGACCACTGCTCAACGTCCCGAACGCAGTGTCCCGAAGCCACAGTTCACGGATGCGGAGGCAGGCGCCCAGGAGTTCCCGGACTCCGGTGCGAGCGCACGTCGGTACAACTACTACAAGCCGGCGAAGCGGAAGCAGACCCACTACGAGGACGTCACGGTCGACGTCCAGCCCGACCCCCGCCACTACCTGGCGCAGGGCTGGATCTACGGCTTCGCCGACGGCAGCAGGGGATACCCGCTGACCTGGACGAAGCTCAAGGCCTGGGGCGTCGACAAGCCGGAGCCGGTCAACGGCGTCGGCACCGGCAACAACCACGTTGTCGACTGGCCCGCCCACGGCTGGCACGAGTTCCGGGATCCCAACGAGGAATGGGAGATGACGTTCTACCGCTACAACGCGAACGTCGTCCGCCAGACCACCCAGAACGTCGAGAACGCCCGCCAGGCCAAGGCGTTCGACAACTGGACCCCGAACTGGAAGACCTTCGTCGAGCGCAACGTCGGCGCGTGGATGCACATCGAGCACATCCTCGGCCTCTACGTCTTCGCCGCGATCAACCGGTCGTGCCCGACCAACATGCACAACACGGCCATGGTCGTGAACAGCATGCACAAGATCCGGTTCGCGCAGGACCTGGCGCTCTACAACCTCACCCTCTCCGAGGAGATCGAGGGCTTCGACGGTGCGGCGCACCTCGACGCGTGGAACAACGACGCCGAGTGGCAGGGCGTCCGCAAGGTCGTCGAGGCCCTCACCGCGGTCGACAACGACTGGGGTGAGATGGCCTTCGCCACCAACGTGGTGTTCGAGCCCCTGCTCGGCGAGCTGTTCCGCAGCAACCTCGTGCAGCAGTCCGCGGCCGGCAACGGCGACTTCGTGACCCCGACCGTCATCGGCGCAGGCGAGTACGACTACTCGCAGCGCGACCTGCGCTGGACGCAGGCGTGCTTCGGTCCGCTGACGCAGGACAAGGAGTTCGCGGCGCACAACAAGGAGCTGATGCAGGGCTGGCTCTCGCACTGGGTGCCGATGTGCCTCGAGGCGGCGCGTGCGATGCAGCCTCTGTGGAGCCAGACGGACTCGAAGCCCCCGCGGTTCGAGGACTCTCTCGACCGGGCCAAGAGCCGCTTCGCCGGCATCGTGACCGAACTTGGACTGGAGCCCCCGAAGGAGCTGTCGCAGTGA
- a CDS encoding FAD-binding oxidoreductase: protein MGEKHIVRFEPVGIEIEVDEDQNILRAAAENGVQLMHGCKEGQCAACKSFVLEGDMDDIELDKYSTFALPDSEREEGQTLLCRAHAYSDLVIELLQYDEEIIRSGLPLKKGVAEVVSNESVTHDMRHLVLKLIEPEEIKFFPGQYLDIMVPGTEESRSFSMANVPGREGVFEFVIKIYPDGLFSEFLDKKVQIGDRLDVEGPFGTFTLRESRTSPIIFVGGGAGMAPVLGLLRSMAERGTDRKPVFYYGGRQLRDLCFEKELRELEEKIPGFRYVPALSEPAGDDEWDGEVGLITDVVARLEPDLKGRDAYVCGPPPMVDAALEKLTALGVLEANIFYDKFTTTGEPEGEDSP, encoded by the coding sequence ATGGGTGAGAAGCACATCGTCAGGTTCGAGCCGGTGGGCATCGAGATCGAGGTCGACGAGGATCAGAACATTCTCCGCGCCGCAGCCGAGAACGGCGTGCAGCTCATGCACGGCTGTAAAGAGGGTCAGTGCGCGGCGTGCAAGTCGTTCGTCCTCGAGGGCGACATGGACGACATCGAGCTCGACAAGTACTCCACGTTCGCGTTGCCGGACTCCGAACGTGAAGAGGGGCAGACCCTCCTCTGCCGGGCGCACGCGTACTCGGACCTGGTGATCGAGCTCCTTCAGTACGACGAGGAGATCATCCGGTCGGGGTTGCCGCTCAAGAAGGGGGTGGCCGAGGTTGTCTCCAACGAGTCGGTCACCCACGACATGCGGCACCTCGTTCTCAAGTTGATCGAGCCGGAAGAGATCAAGTTCTTCCCGGGCCAGTACCTGGACATCATGGTGCCGGGCACGGAGGAGAGCCGATCGTTCTCGATGGCGAACGTCCCGGGCCGCGAAGGCGTGTTCGAGTTCGTCATCAAGATCTACCCGGACGGCCTGTTCTCGGAATTCCTCGACAAGAAGGTGCAGATCGGCGACCGGCTCGATGTGGAGGGCCCCTTCGGGACCTTCACGCTTCGGGAGAGTCGGACCTCGCCGATCATCTTCGTGGGCGGTGGAGCGGGAATGGCCCCGGTGCTGGGTCTGCTGCGCTCGATGGCGGAACGCGGGACGGACCGCAAGCCAGTCTTCTACTACGGAGGCCGGCAGTTGCGGGACCTGTGTTTCGAGAAGGAACTCCGGGAGCTGGAGGAGAAGATCCCAGGCTTCCGGTACGTCCCGGCGCTCTCCGAGCCTGCCGGTGACGACGAGTGGGACGGCGAGGTCGGCCTCATCACCGATGTCGTCGCACGGCTCGAGCCCGACCTGAAGGGTCGGGACGCGTACGTGTGCGGTCCTCCGCCGATGGTGGATGCGGCGCTGGAAAAGCTCACGGCACTCGGAGTACTCGAGGCGAACATCTTCTACGACAAGTTCACCACCACCGGTGAACCGGAAGGCGAGGACAGCCCATGA
- a CDS encoding methane monooxygenase encodes MAKAHQKIQELSWEPQYHEPYMKYGTDYTFRKAAKKDPLKQVLRSYFPMQEEKDHRVYGASDGAIRGNMFRQVQERWLEWQKLFLSIIPLPEVSAARSMPMLFHVVPNPELHNGQAIQMIDEVRHSTIQQNLKRLYMNNYIDPAGFNNSLRNFHSDYCGTIGRQFAEGFITGDAITAASIYLTIVAETAFTNTLFVAMPAEAAANGDYLLPTVFHSVQSDESRHISNGYATLLMALSDEDNRQLLERDLRYAWWNNHRVVDAAIGTFIEYGTKDRRKDRESYAEMWRRWIYDDYYRSYLVPLEKYGLVIPHDLIEESWKQIWEKGYVHEVAQFFATGWLANYWRIDGMTDTDFEWFEYKYPGWYDKYGAWWENYNRLATPNGHNPIVFEDVDYVYPARCWTCMVPCLVREDMVMADIDGVTRTYCHEVCRWTDVEAFRPTYQGRETPNMGRLVGHREWETLYDGWNWADVVSDMGFVRDDGKTLTAQPHLDLNPKKMWTLDHLRRCPPLGSPNVAINNLDAAGKAAFLADYNKQGPAGRPAPSGA; translated from the coding sequence TTGGCCAAGGCTCACCAGAAGATCCAGGAACTCTCCTGGGAGCCGCAGTACCACGAGCCGTACATGAAGTACGGAACCGACTACACCTTCCGCAAGGCAGCCAAGAAGGACCCGCTCAAGCAGGTCCTGCGGTCCTACTTCCCCATGCAGGAGGAGAAGGACCACCGCGTCTACGGCGCGTCTGACGGAGCCATCCGCGGAAACATGTTCCGGCAGGTGCAGGAGCGCTGGCTGGAGTGGCAGAAGCTGTTCCTCAGCATCATCCCGTTGCCCGAGGTCTCGGCCGCACGGTCGATGCCGATGCTGTTCCACGTGGTCCCGAACCCGGAGCTGCACAACGGCCAGGCGATTCAGATGATCGACGAGGTTCGCCACTCGACGATCCAGCAGAACCTGAAGCGCCTCTACATGAACAACTACATCGACCCGGCCGGCTTCAACAACAGCCTGCGGAACTTCCACAGCGACTACTGCGGCACCATCGGCCGTCAGTTCGCCGAGGGGTTCATCACCGGTGACGCGATCACCGCGGCCAGCATCTACCTGACGATCGTCGCCGAGACGGCATTCACGAACACGCTGTTCGTGGCCATGCCGGCCGAGGCTGCGGCCAACGGTGACTACCTGCTGCCGACGGTGTTCCACTCGGTCCAGTCCGACGAGTCGCGCCACATCTCCAACGGCTACGCCACGCTGCTGATGGCCCTGTCCGACGAGGACAACCGCCAGCTGCTCGAGCGCGACCTCCGCTACGCGTGGTGGAACAACCACCGCGTCGTCGACGCCGCCATCGGTACCTTCATCGAGTACGGCACGAAGGACCGCCGCAAGGACCGTGAGTCCTACGCGGAGATGTGGCGCCGCTGGATCTACGACGACTACTACCGCTCGTACCTCGTCCCGCTCGAGAAGTACGGCCTGGTCATCCCGCACGACTTGATCGAGGAGTCGTGGAAGCAGATCTGGGAGAAGGGCTACGTCCACGAGGTCGCGCAGTTCTTCGCCACCGGTTGGCTCGCCAACTACTGGCGCATCGACGGCATGACCGACACGGACTTCGAGTGGTTCGAGTACAAGTACCCGGGTTGGTACGACAAGTACGGCGCATGGTGGGAGAACTACAACCGCCTCGCCACGCCGAACGGGCACAACCCGATCGTCTTCGAGGACGTCGACTACGTCTACCCGGCCCGCTGCTGGACCTGCATGGTCCCGTGCCTGGTCCGTGAGGACATGGTCATGGCCGACATCGACGGCGTGACTCGCACGTACTGCCACGAGGTCTGCCGCTGGACCGATGTCGAGGCCTTCCGCCCCACGTACCAGGGTCGCGAGACCCCGAACATGGGCCGCCTGGTCGGGCACCGCGAGTGGGAGACGCTCTACGACGGCTGGAACTGGGCCGATGTCGTCTCCGACATGGGCTTCGTCCGCGACGACGGCAAGACGCTGACCGCTCAGCCCCACCTCGACTTGAACCCCAAGAAGATGTGGACGCTGGACCACCTGCGTCGTTGCCCTCCGCTGGGCAGCCCCAACGTTGCGATCAACAACCTGGACGCCGCCGGCAAGGCCGCGTTCCTGGCTGATTACAACAAGCAGGGTCCCGCCGGACGACCGGCACCTTCGGGCGCCTGA